In one Silene latifolia isolate original U9 population chromosome 10, ASM4854445v1, whole genome shotgun sequence genomic region, the following are encoded:
- the LOC141607286 gene encoding uncharacterized protein LOC141607286 — MVFAKKNAKKSSKKSESKMDVVESIDTGVDIQMDVVPSTEKGADSQVFVPVSTGDEDHYSCICINFLSEQIEYLDNRSYEDDLLKLPYGGIARITADAMGKYMAYKGLDKGKRVEGFPFVNIKFNWQGAGHTANDCGLYVMVHMLLYRGEPFDCTLGTEESNDLMRAEIAATLVLSDINVDREDVLSRVSAFKELKDRELEEVRDKHRSAGNTSGSKRGVGNAGENSSAKRPCSKVSSTFQTPPSKVALGRTPSSRALSVLVVAAPGEPLVSYGRHATINRLQMLSMLPETPMDEKVIECWSLLLNRLEAEDCGLFRSSFFGIRHMEIILNLVRDPVQQTPDTDRLYNTWDVFRTDCGTDFSFKADLIFVPIKIEAHYACVCINFNSRTIDLLDCKYYSSPRQSEICKAGHIVASLMSDYVESRVKEKNGGKDIPAFQFRQIPFAWHHQTINDTESGLFAMMHMLMYEGERFDHVDLERKVNRRYLDQILMRMQQKLDNLCEEMNYIKDQSQAMTAPSASNETEQEERRMSDLWVTKGGCHN; from the exons gttttcgtcccggtaagcactggtgatgaagatcattactcttgcatttgtATAAATTTCCTGTCGGAGCAGATCGAGTAtcttgataatcgttcttacgaggacgatcttctgaaattaccgtacggagggattgcgcgtattact gctgatgcaatgggaaagtatatggcctacaaagggctcgacaaaggcaaGAGAGTTGAAGGGTTCccttttgtcaacattaaattcaactggCAGGGAGCAGGACATACTGCCAATGACTGCGGTCTgtacgtcatggttcatatgttgctgtaccgtggagagccattcgactGTACCCTAGGGACTGAGGaaagcaatgacctcatgcgagcggaaattgctgcaacccttgtcctcagtgacattaacgtGGACAGGGAAGATGTGTTATCCAGGGTATCagcttttaaggagcttaaagaccgtgaaTTGGAGGAGGTGCGTGATAAACATAGGTCAgccggcaacacaagtggaagCAAGAGAGGTGTTGGAAACGCCGGTGAGAACAGTTCTGCTAAACGACCTTGCTCTAAGGTCAGTTCAACCTTCcagactccaccttccaaagtagccctgggcCGGACGCCGTCCAGTCGGGCCCTCTCGGTGTTAGTAGTAGCCGCTCCGGG TGAACCACTTGTGAGTTATGGACGGCACGCaacaattaataggttgcaaatgttgtctatgctccctgagacgccaatggatgaaaaagtgattgagtgttggtccttgttgctcaatcgattggaggcagaggattgcgggctttttcgttcgtctttcttcggtatccgtcatatg GAAATAATCTTGAACCTTGTGCGAGaccctgtccaacaaacaccggacacCGACAGGTTGTACAATACGTGGGACGTATTCCGAACCGACTGTGGGACAGATTTCAGCTTcaaggctgatttaatcttcgtacccattaagattgaagcccattatgcatgtgtgtgtatcaactttaattctaggacgattgatcttctggactgtaagtactattcaagtccgcggcaatcggagatatgcaaagctGGTCACATTGtt gcgagcctcatgagcgactacgTGGAGTCCAGGGTCAAAGAGAAGAACGGAGGGAAAGACATACCGGCGTTCCAGTTCCGTCAGATCCCGTTTGCCTGGCATCATCAAACTATAAATGAcaccgagtctggcttgttcgccatgatgcacatgttaatgtacgaggggGAAAGGTTTGATCACGTTGATctcgagaggaaggtgaaccgtcgcTATTTG GATCAAATACTGATGAGAATGCAGCAAAAACTCGATAATTTATGTGAGGAAATGAACTATATAAAAGACCAGTCTCAAGCTATGACTGCTCCATCTGCATCAAATGAAACAGAACAAGAGGAACGCCGTATGTCTGATTTGTGGGTCACCAAAGGTGGCTGCCATAATTGA
- the LOC141608885 gene encoding uncharacterized protein LOC141608885, which produces MMGKSCASSSNSWNSRLKNTVLCKHNIGAVLKTVKHGEHVGKTFYGCSLWPYNSCGFFQFVDVMTESEDLEKKNDLLEKMKNLKIKNEKLKMVVVELNIEIMKHRKSEKLVIVALLVSLVLFAMFVYSNS; this is translated from the exons TGATGGGAAAAAGTTGTGCATCTTCATCTAATTCATGGAATTCAAGACTTAAAAATACGGTTTTATGCAAACATAATATAGGTGCAGTCTTGAAGACAGTGAAGCATGGAGAACATGTAGGTAAAACGTTTTATGGGTGTTCTCTTTGGCCG TACAATAGTTGTGGCTTTTTTCAATTTGTTGATGTCATGACGGAAAGTGAAGACTTAGAGAAGAAAAACGACTTGCTAGAGAAAATGAAGAATCTGAAGATCAAAAATGAAAAGTTGAAGATGGTTGTTGTAGAATTAAATATTGAAATCATGAAACATAGGAAAAGCGAGAAATTAGTTATAGTTGCCTTGTTGGTTTCTTTGGTTTTATTTGCA ATGTTTGTTTACAGTAATAGCTGA